One Maribacter sp. HTCC2170 genomic window, GTGCGGTGGTAGGCCCACTTTAAAACGAGCAGTACCATCACCCTTAAATAGGATATGGGTGTCTGTAGTGGTTAGCCTACCTGCTGGTGGGTCGCCGAAATATGCCGTATTCAAGGACAAAGAATCTTTGTATGGAATTATGACTGTTGTACTTTTTGAAGGATTGTACATACCCAAAATCCAAACGGATAATAATCCAGTTTCTTTGGACCACGCTTGCATTCCTGTGTTCACGATTTTATTTTCTGATTGATAGCCGACATAATCAATTTCAGGAGGCAACTTCATTGCTAAATTTTGTTCTATACTGCTTTTATCAAAAAGGATCACTTTGCGATGTACATCGATAGTGAATTCGAAATCTTGATAATTCTTTAAGTTCATTTTTTTATGGAAAGAAACCTCTGAAATTGATACATTGACCACCTCAAAAGCTTCAGTATCCAATTCTTTTGGAGTGTACCAGTTATCGAAGGTGAATTCAGTACCTTTTTTAAAGAAGATGGAATACTGGCCGCCTTCGGGTCCCATCCAGAAACGATCTTCCCCGCCAAAGGGGTTGATATGTTCTTCAAATTTTCCTGAGGCGATTAAATCATAATGCATCCATCCATAACTATTTCCCTGTAAACCGTTGGAAGTACTTGTCATGATGCGTCCCTGTAACTCGGGCAGTACCACCAATTGACTTTTTCCATCATTTTCCGATAAGGTAATCACTTCTTGATATTTTTGAAGGAAATCCAGATCGTAACCAAAACTTCCTTTTTCACTATGTTCGTTAGCACAGCCTAAAAACAGGAGCAGTAGACCAGCGAAAAATAAATATTTGATGAAATTAACGTTGGTCATTCGTGTTGGTTTTGGTTGGGCTGTATTCTTGTTCTAAGTTACGATAAACAAGTACTGTTTTGAATCATAATTTGTTATGCTTACAACATTATCTCTCCTTTTAAAACTAAAGTTTCACAGCATAAATGTTACCGTCCGAGCTGCCGAA contains:
- a CDS encoding DUF6786 family protein: MTNVNFIKYLFFAGLLLLFLGCANEHSEKGSFGYDLDFLQKYQEVITLSENDGKSQLVVLPELQGRIMTSTSNGLQGNSYGWMHYDLIASGKFEEHINPFGGEDRFWMGPEGGQYSIFFKKGTEFTFDNWYTPKELDTEAFEVVNVSISEVSFHKKMNLKNYQDFEFTIDVHRKVILFDKSSIEQNLAMKLPPEIDYVGYQSENKIVNTGMQAWSKETGLLSVWILGMYNPSKSTTVIIPYKDSLSLNTAYFGDPPAGRLTTTDTHILFKGDGTARFKVGLPPHNILPFIGSYDAKKQILTVVHYSFHGDTTYVNSMWSHQEKPYAGDVVNSYNDGPLDNGQQLGPFYELESSSSTRELQPNEFIEHTHATYHFEGDFEALNAISKQLLLKDLSELN